From a region of the Mercurialis annua linkage group LG1-X, ddMerAnnu1.2, whole genome shotgun sequence genome:
- the LOC126678866 gene encoding agamous-like MADS-box protein AGL11: MGRGKIEIKRIENTTNRQVTFCKRRNGLLKKAYELSVLCDAEVALIVFSSRGRLYEYSNNNIKSTIDRYKKACSDSTNTSSITEINAQYYQQESAKLRQQIQMLQNSNRHLMGDSLSSLTVKELKQLENRLERGITRIRSKKHELLLAEIEYLQKREIELENESVCLRTKIAEVERLQQANMVSGAELNAIQALTSRNFFGPHMIDGGAAYSHSDKKILHLG; the protein is encoded by the exons ATGGGAAGAGGAAAGATAGAGATCAAGAGGATAGAGAACACCACAAATCGTCAGGTGACCTTTTGCAAGCGGAGAAATGGCCTTTTGAAGAAAGCTTATGAACTGTCTGTGCTTTGTGATGCTGAGGTTGCCCTAATCGTCTTCTCCAGTCGCGGCCGCCTCTATGAGTACTCCAACAACAA CATAAAATCAACCATCGATAGATACAAGAAGGCGTGTTCAGACAGTACAAATACAAGTTCGATAACAGAAATTAATGCTCAG TACTACCAACAAGAGTCAGCAAAGCTGCGGCAACAGATTCAGATGCTACAGAATTCTAACAG GCATCTGATGGGGGACTCCTTGAGTTCCCTAACTGTGAAGGAGCTTAAGCAACTGGAAAATAGGCTTGAGCGAGGCATTACTCGCATCAGATCCAAAAAG CACGAATTGTTGCTGGCTGAAATTGAGTACTTGCAGAAAagg gagATTGAGCTTGAAAATGAAAGCGTCTGTCTTCGAACCAAG ATAGCAGAAGTGGAAAGGCTTCAACAAGCAAACATGGTGAGTGGCGCAGAGCTGAATGCAATCCAAGCATTAACCTCCCGCAATTTCTTTGGTCCTCACATGATCGATGGAGGAGCTGCTTACTCTCATTCCGACAAGAAGATCCTCCATCTTGG CTAA
- the LOC126664993 gene encoding immune-associated nucleotide-binding protein 9-like, which yields MGGSAIDDDWELTSPSNGIRTVVLVGRTGNGKSATGNTLLGRKAFKSRASSSGVTSTCELQRAVMTDGQVINVIDTPGLFDFSAESDFVGKEIVKCITMAKDGIHAVLVVFSVRTRFSQEEEAALRSLETLFGKKIFDYMIVVFTGGDELEDNDETLEDYLGRECPRPLKDILTLCKNRRVLFDNKTKDESKRGVQVQQLLSLVNFVIAQNGGQPYTNELFKEAIKLHDQQEEVDSSKGYSKGEILELKEQMHRSYEEQLKKITEMVELKLKETTSRLELQLAEEQAARLKAEEKAQVALMKSNDEIRKLRENLERAQKETEELRRQAEKRCTIL from the exons ATGGGTGGAAGTGCTATAGATGATGACTGGGAGCTTACTTCGCCATCAAATGGGATTCGCACTGTGGTTTTAGTTGGACGTACAGGTAATGGAAAAAGTGCAACTGGCAACACCCTTCTTGGAAGGAAGGCCTTCAAATCAAGGGCTAGCTCATCTGGCGTTACTTCTACTTGTGAACTGCAGCGCGCTGTCATGACAGATGGTCAGGTTATCAATGTCATTGATACTCCTG GTTTGTTTGATTTTTCTGCTGAATCTGATTTTGTTGGCAAAGAAATTGTCAAATGTATTACCATGGCAAAGGATGGAATTCATGCAGTCCTTGTTGTATTCTCGGTTAGGACACGCTTTTCACAGGAAGAAGAAGCTGCACTTCGTAGCTTAGAGACTTTGTTTGGAAAAAAGATATTTGACTACATGATTGTAGTCTTCACTGGAGGAGATGAACTTGAAGATAATGACGAGACATTAGAGGATTATCTTGGCCGCGAATGTCCTCGACCCTTAAAG GACATTCTCACTCTCTGCAAGAATAGGCGTGTGCTTTTTGACAACAAAACTAAAGATGAATCAAAGAGAGGTGTACAGGTTCAGCAGCTTCTATCGCTTGTAAATTTTGTCATAGCACAAAATGGTGGACAACCTTACACGAATGAGTTATTT AAAGAGGCAATCAAACTGCATGATCAACAAGAAGAAGTTGATTCCTCAAAAGGGTATTCTAAAGGGGAAATATTGGAGCTAAAGGAGCAGATGCATAGGTCATATGAAGAACAGCTCAAAAAAATAACTGAGATG GTTGAGTTAAAACTTAAAGAGACAACAAGCAGGCTTGAACTGCAGTTGGCAGAAGAGCAAGCAGCACGACTGAAGGCAGAGGAGAAAGCGCAAGTAGCCCTAATGAAATCAAATGATGAAATCCGGAAGCTCAGAGAAAACTTAGAAAGAGCACAAAAGGAGACAGAGGAACTGCGTAGGCAGGCAGAAAAACGTTGCACCATTCTATGA
- the LOC126687188 gene encoding probable pre-mRNA-splicing factor ATP-dependent RNA helicase DEAH5: protein MAKTKSQKGDGEDNDFGKLEYLSLVSKVCTELESHLGFGDKVLAEYITELGQNSRTVDEFDAKLKEKGAEMPDYFVRTLLTIIHAILPPSLPKSDAADNKTDDPHKSKYRALAIADSKDRAKELERELEVEVLARESNNRDSEDRDRDRDRRRDRDRDRSHRDRDRDRDRDRDRDERRREDRSRPTQRDRYDMPRRDESEDKGHRDRDTAELSQRESRRTGHDGPELYNVYKGRVSRVMDSGCFVQLTDFRGKEGLVHVSQMATRRISNAKDVVKRDQDVFVKVISVSGQKLSLSMRDVDQNTGKDLLPLKKTYDNDDDTFRTNPSASKDGPVTRTGLSGIRILEEDGAVPSRRPLKRMSSPEKWEAKQLIASGVVSVQEYPMYDDEGDGLLYQEEGAEEELEIELNEDEPAFLQGQTRYSVDMSPVKIFKNPEGSLSRAAALQSALIKERREVREQQQRTMLDSIPKDLNRPWEDPMPETGERHLAQELRGVGLSAYDMPEWKKDAFGKALTFGQRSKLSIQEQRQSLPIYKLKKELVQAVHDNQVLVVIGETGSGKTTQVTQYLAEAGYTTRGKIGCTQPRRVAAMSVAKRVAEEFGCRLGEEVGYAIRFEDCTGPDTVIKYMTDGMLLREILIDESLSQYSVVMLDEAHERTIHTDVLFGLLKQLVKRRPDLRLIVTSATLDAEKFSGYFFNCNIFTIPGRTFPVEILYTKQPESDYLDASLITVLQIHLTEPEGDVLLFLTGQEEIDFACQSLYERMKGLGKDVPELIILPVYSALPSEMQSRIFEPAPPGKRKVVVATNIAEASLTIDGIFYVIDPGFAKQNVYNPKQGLDSLIITPISQASAKQRAGRAGRTGPGKCYRLYTESAYRNEMSPTSIPEIQRINLGLTTLTMKAMGINDLLSFDFMDPPSPQALISAMEQLYSLGALDEEGLLTKLGRKMAEFPLDPPLSKMLLASVDLGCSDEILTIIAMIQTGNIFYRPREKQAQADQKRAKFFQPEGDQLTLLAVYEAWKAKNFSGPWCFENFVQSRSLRRAQDVRKQLLSIMDKYKLDVVSAGKNFTKIRKAITAGFFFHGARKDPQEGYRTLVENQPVYIHPSSALFQRQPDWVIYHELVMTTKEYMREVTVIDPKWLVELAPRFFKVADPTKMSKRKRQERIEPLYDRYHEPNSWRLSKRRA from the exons ATGGCTAAAACAAAGTCACAAAAAGGAGATGGGGAGGATAATGATTTTGGGAAATTGGAATACCTGTCACTCGTATCCAAGGTATGCACAGAGCTCGAAAGTCACTTAGGGTTTGGAGACAAAGTGTTGGCTGAGTACATTACGGAGTTGGGGCAGAACAGCCGCACCGTTGATGAATTTGATGCAAAGCTTAAGGAAAAGGGAGCCGAAATGCCTGATTATTTTGTTCGTACACTCCTTACCATTATTCATGCCATTCTCCCTCCTTCCCTCCCCAAGTCTGACGCTGCCGATAACAAGACCGACGATCCTCATAAGTCCAAGTACAGAGCTCTTGCTATAGCTGACTCTAAGGACAGAGCCAAGGAGCTCGAAAGGGAGCTTGAAGTAGAAGTTCTTGCTCGGGAGAGTAATAATCGTGACTCTGAAGACAGAGATAGAGACAGAGATCGACGTAGGGACAGGGATAGAGATAGATCTCATAGAGATAGGGATAGGGATAGAGATAGAGATAGAGATAGAGATGAGAGACGTAGAGAGGATAGGAGTAGACCGACTCAGAGGGATCGGTATGACATGCCTAGGAGAGACGAAAGCGAAGACAAAGGTCACCGTGATAGGGACACTGCTGAGCTATCCCAAAGGGAAAGTAGGAGGACCGGGCATGATGGTCCTGAATTGTACAATGTCTACAAGGGTAGGGTGTCCAGGGTGATGGATTCTGGCTGTTTTGTGCAGCTTACTGATTTTAGGGGCAAAGAAGGCTTGGTTCATGTTTCGCAGATGGCAACTAGGAGGATTTCTAATGCTAAGGATGTTGTCAAGCGTGACCAGGACGTTTTTGTTAAGGTCATTTCAGTTTCAGGGCAGAAGTTGAGCCTTTCCATGAGGGATGTTGATCAAAATACTGGCAAGGATCTTCTTCCTTTAAAGAAGACATATGACAACGATGACGATACTTTTAGAACTAACCCATCAGCTTCCAAGGATGGGCCGGTCACTAGAACTGGCCTTTCTGGGATTAGGATCTTGGAAGAGGATGGTGCTGTTCCATCACGTCGCCCACTGAAGAGAATGAGCTCACCGGAGAAATGGGAAGCTAAACAGTTGATTGCTTCTGGTGTTGTAAGCGTCCAAGAGTATCCTATGTATGATGACGAAGGAGATGGGCTGCTCTATCAAGAAGAGGGAGCTGAGGAAGAGCTTGAAATTGAATTAAATGAAGACGAGCCTGCATTTTTGCAAGGTCAGACTCGGTATTCTGTTGATATGTCACCAGTGAAAATTTTTAAGAATCCCGAAGGATCCTTGAGTCGTGCTGCTGCACTTCAATCTGCACTGATAAAGGAAAGAAGAGAAGTTAGGGAACAGCAGCAGAGAACCATGCTTGATTCAATACCTAAGGATCTTAATCGTCCTTGGGAGGACCCAATGCCTGAGACTGGGGAGAGGCATCTTGCACAGGAGCTTAGAGGCGTTGGCTTGTCTGCTTATGACATGCCTGAATGGAAAAAGGACGCATTTGGGAAAGCTTTGACATTTGGTCAAAGATCGAAGCTGTCTATTCAGGAACAAAGGCAGAGTTTGCCAATCTACAAATTGAAAAAGGAGTTGGTTCAGGCTGTACATGATAATCAGGTTCTAGTAGTTATTGGCGAGACAGGTTCAGGTAAGACTACCCAGGTAACACAGTATCTTGCTGAGGCTGGTTATACTACAAGGGGTAAGATTGGATGCACTCAACCTCGACGTGTGGCTGCAATGTCTGTAGCCAAGAGGGTGGCTGAAGAGTTTGGTTGTCGTTTAGGGGAGGAGGTTGGATATGCCATTCGTTTTGAGGACTGTACTGGACCAGATACTGTGATCAAGTACATGACAGATGGTATGCTACTTAGAGAGATTCTGATTGATGAAAGTCTTTCTCAATATTCAGTTGTAATGCTTGATGAAGCTCATGAGAGGACAATCCACACTGATGTTCTTTTTGGGTTACTTAAACAGCTTGTGAAGAGGAGACCTGATCTTCGCCTGATTGTCACATCTGCCACGCTGGATGCTGAGAAATTTTCGGGTTATTTCTTTAACTGTAATATTTTCACAATTCCTGGGAGAACGTTTCCTGTGGAGATCTTATACACTAAACAGCCAGAAAGTGACTATTTAGATGCATCTTTGATCACTGTGCTACAAATACATTTAACAGAACCTGAGGGTGACGTACTTCTTTTCTTGACTGGTCAGGAGGAGATTGATTTTGCATGCCAATCCCTCTATGAGAGGATGAAAGGACTAGGTAAAGATGTCCCTGAACTAATCATACTGCCTGTTTATAGTGCCCTTCCCAGTGAAATGCAGTCCCGGATTTTTGAACCTGCCCCTCCAGGGAAGCGAAAGGTGGTTGTGGCAACCAATATTGCCGAGGCCTCCTTGACTATTGATGGAATATTTTATGTGATAGATCCTGGGTTTGCAAAGCAGAATGTATATAATCCAAAGCAAGGGCTTGATTCTCTCATCATAACTCCAATTTCCCAAGCATCTGCTAAGCAACGAGCTGGACGCGCCGGGCGTACTGGACCTGGAAAGTGTTATCGTCTATACACTGAAAGTGCATACCGTAATGAGATGTCCCCTACATCAATTCCAGAAATTCAAAGGATAAATCTTGGACTTACTACACTTACTATGAAGGCAATGGGAATTAATGATCTCCTCTCATTTGATTTTATGGATCCACCTTCACCCCAGGCCCTCATATCTGCCATGGAGCAGCTGTACAGTTTGGGAGCTTTAGATGAAGAGGGCCTTCTGACGAAATTGGGAAGGAAAATGGCAGAATTTCCCCTGGATCCGCCATTGTCCAAGATGCTGCTGGCAAGTGTAGATCTCGGATGTAGTGATGAAATTCTGACTATCATTGCCATGATCCAAACTGGTAACATATTCTACAGACCAAGGGAGAAACAAGCTCAAGCAGATCAGAAGAGGGCCAAGTTTTTCCAGCCTGAAGGAGACCAGTTAACCTTACTTGCTGTATATGAGGCTTGGAAAGCTAAGAACTTTTCAGGGCCTTGGTGTTTTGAGAATTTTGTTCAGTCCAGATCCTTGAGGAGGGCTCAAGACGTTAGGAAACAGCTTCTTTCAATAATGGATAA ATACAAATTGGATGTTGTGAGTGCTGGGAAGAATTTCACTAAAATAAGAAAAGCCATTACTGCTGGGTTCTTTTTTCATGGGGCCAGAAAGGATCCACAGGAAGGTTATAGGACCCTAGTTGAGAACCAGCCAGTTTATATCCACCCAAGCAGTGCTCTTTTTCAAAGACAGCCGGACTGGGTGATCTATCATGAACTCGTAATGACTACAAAGGAATACATGCGTGAGGTAACTGTTATAGATCCCAAATGGCTTGTGGAACTGGCACCCAGATTCTTTAAAGTGGCAGATCCAACAAAAATGAGCAAGCGCAAGCGTCAAGAACGGATTGAGCCTCTATATGACAGATATCATGAACCTAATTCATGGCGATTGAGTAAACGGCGAGCTTGA